From the Hymenobacter yonginensis genome, one window contains:
- a CDS encoding glycoside hydrolase family 30 protein, protein MKHSLICILAGALLLGLSNCGTDSPDPATPPTPPVTPPPTAGPSQVALWLTTTDQSALFQKSTLALNFLAPVGQNPTIVVDTTQTFQGIDGFGYTLTGGSAQLLNQLPAANRTTLLRELFGTDAGSIGVSYLRISIGASDLSSREFTYNDLPGGQTDPTLARFSLEPERADLLPVLREILQINPDLKILGSPWTAPTWMKTNGSFVGGSLKPEFYDVYARYFVKYLQQMQAEGVRLDAITIQNEPLNPYNNPSMLMTAAEQAAFIKNNLGPALQAAGLTTKIILYDHNTDRTDYPLAILADPQVSRYVDGSAFHLYAGNINAMSQVHNAYPAKSVYFTEQWVGGPGNFAADFTWHINNLIIGGTLNWSRNVLEWNLAADQNYGPHTNGGCSTCLGALTINGNTVSRNTAYYTVAHAAKFVRPGSVRIGSTTPGGLTNVAFKAPNGQKVLIVQNTSGTSQAFDIQYRGKAASTTLPAGAVGTYVW, encoded by the coding sequence ATGAAACATAGCCTGATCTGCATTCTGGCCGGCGCGCTGCTGCTGGGCCTGAGCAACTGCGGTACCGATTCGCCGGACCCGGCCACGCCCCCAACGCCACCCGTGACGCCGCCGCCCACGGCGGGCCCGTCGCAAGTGGCGCTGTGGCTGACGACTACCGACCAGTCGGCGCTGTTCCAGAAAAGCACGCTGGCGCTGAATTTCCTGGCACCGGTGGGGCAGAATCCGACCATTGTGGTGGACACCACCCAGACGTTTCAGGGCATCGACGGCTTCGGGTACACGCTCACGGGCGGCAGCGCCCAGCTGCTCAACCAGCTGCCCGCCGCGAACCGCACCACGCTGCTGCGGGAGCTGTTCGGCACCGATGCCGGCAGCATTGGCGTGAGCTATTTGCGCATCAGCATCGGGGCTTCGGACCTGAGCAGCCGCGAGTTCACCTACAACGACCTGCCCGGCGGCCAGACTGACCCCACGCTGGCCCGCTTCAGCCTAGAGCCCGAGCGCGCCGACCTGCTGCCCGTGCTGCGCGAGATTCTGCAGATCAACCCCGACCTGAAAATCCTGGGCTCGCCCTGGACGGCGCCCACCTGGATGAAAACCAACGGCAGCTTCGTGGGCGGCTCCCTGAAGCCCGAGTTCTACGACGTGTACGCCCGCTACTTCGTGAAATACCTGCAGCAGATGCAGGCCGAGGGCGTGCGCCTCGATGCCATTACCATCCAGAACGAGCCCCTGAATCCCTACAACAACCCCAGCATGCTGATGACGGCTGCGGAGCAAGCTGCCTTCATCAAAAACAACCTGGGCCCGGCGCTGCAGGCGGCCGGGCTGACCACCAAAATCATCCTCTACGACCACAATACCGACCGTACCGACTACCCGCTCGCCATCCTGGCCGATCCGCAGGTGAGCCGCTACGTCGATGGCTCGGCGTTCCATCTGTACGCCGGCAACATCAACGCCATGAGCCAGGTGCACAACGCCTACCCGGCTAAGAGCGTGTACTTCACGGAGCAGTGGGTGGGCGGCCCCGGCAACTTCGCCGCCGACTTCACCTGGCACATCAACAACCTGATTATCGGGGGCACGCTCAACTGGAGCCGCAACGTGCTGGAATGGAACCTGGCCGCCGACCAAAACTACGGTCCGCACACCAACGGCGGCTGCAGCACCTGCCTGGGCGCCCTCACCATCAACGGCAACACGGTTTCGCGCAACACGGCCTACTACACGGTGGCGCACGCGGCTAAGTTTGTGCGGCCCGGCTCGGTGCGCATTGGCTCAACTACCCCCGGCGGCCTCACCAACGTGGCCTTCAAGGCACCGAACGGCCAGAAAGTGCTGATTGTGCAGAACACCAGCGGCACCAGCCAGGCCTTCGACATTCAGTACCGCGGCAAGGCAGCCAGCACCACGCTGCCGGCCGGCGCTGTGGGTACCTACGTGTGGTAG
- a CDS encoding SOS response-associated peptidase: protein MCGRYTFITPAPAIAERFEVAVPADLVPNYNAAPSQRLPVVTNTEPGRVQLFQWGLVPAWVKDRTTGPQPINARAETLAEKPSFRQLLQRRRCLVLADSFYEWQQTGGSKGPKTPHRILLQNKQPYAFAGLWDEWLDRASGEVLPTFTIVTTEPNALMARIHSRMPVILPGREAELAWLDDGLGPAAHQSLLLPYPADQMQEYVVSTLVNSPAHNDPSVLFPAA from the coding sequence ATGTGCGGCCGCTATACCTTCATTACCCCAGCTCCGGCCATTGCGGAGCGCTTCGAGGTGGCCGTGCCCGCCGACCTTGTGCCCAACTACAACGCCGCGCCCTCGCAGCGCCTACCCGTCGTCACGAATACAGAGCCGGGGCGGGTGCAGCTGTTTCAGTGGGGGCTGGTGCCGGCCTGGGTGAAAGACCGTACTACCGGCCCGCAGCCCATCAACGCCCGCGCCGAAACGCTGGCCGAGAAGCCCTCGTTCCGGCAACTGCTGCAGCGGCGGCGCTGCCTGGTGCTGGCCGACAGCTTCTATGAGTGGCAGCAGACTGGCGGCAGCAAAGGCCCCAAAACGCCGCACCGCATCCTGCTGCAGAACAAGCAGCCCTACGCCTTCGCCGGCCTCTGGGATGAGTGGCTGGACCGCGCCAGCGGCGAGGTGCTGCCCACCTTCACCATCGTCACGACCGAGCCTAACGCCCTGATGGCCCGCATCCACAGCCGCATGCCCGTGATTCTGCCAGGGCGTGAGGCGGAGCTGGCCTGGCTGGACGACGGCCTGGGCCCGGCCGCCCATCAAAGTCTGCTGCTGCCCTACCCCGCCGACCAGATGCAGGAGTACGTAGTGAGCACCCTCGTAAACTCGCCCGCCCACAACGACCCTAGTGTTCTGTTTCCGGCTGCCTGA
- a CDS encoding glycoside hydrolase family 30 protein codes for MRKTLLPSLLLAALCTGSAVAQKAAKNAGNSQPYSAVGKKAQVFTTAANTELRISAGNTLTLQPVGQPLETQVCIFVDPGKTFQTMLGIGGALTDAAAETYAKLPKATQQEFMQAYYSPTAGIGYTLARTSIHSSDFSSGPYTYVADKDEQLKTFSVKHDEQYRIPFIKQAQAAAGGKLTMYVSPWSPPAWMKDSNDMLRGGKLLPQYRQTWADYYVKFIKEYERQGIPIWGLSVQNEPMAKQKWESCIFSAEEERDFIRDYLGPTLKKGGLGDRKLIAWDHNRDQIYQRASTILDDPKAAQYVWGIGYHWYETWTGSSMLFDNLRRVHEAYPNTNLIFTEGCVEKFSFDKVNDWALGERYGHSMINDFNSGTVGWTDWNVLLDQTGGPNHVQNFCFSPIIGDTRTGKLIYTNAYYYIGHFSKFIKPGARRIISSSNRDHLSTTAFLNPDGKVAVVVMNNSDKAQDFQLWMQGQGASANSPAHSIMTMVVN; via the coding sequence ATGCGCAAAACCCTCCTTCCTTCCTTGCTGCTGGCTGCCTTGTGCACCGGCAGCGCCGTAGCCCAGAAAGCCGCCAAAAACGCCGGCAATTCTCAGCCGTATTCGGCCGTTGGCAAAAAGGCCCAGGTGTTTACCACCGCTGCCAACACCGAGCTGCGGATCTCGGCTGGCAACACCCTGACGCTACAGCCGGTGGGCCAGCCGCTGGAAACGCAGGTCTGCATCTTCGTGGACCCCGGCAAGACGTTCCAGACCATGCTGGGCATTGGCGGGGCCCTTACGGATGCCGCCGCCGAAACCTACGCCAAGCTGCCCAAGGCCACCCAGCAAGAGTTCATGCAGGCCTACTACAGCCCCACGGCCGGCATCGGCTACACGCTGGCCCGCACGAGCATCCACAGCTCCGACTTCTCCAGCGGGCCCTACACCTACGTGGCCGACAAAGACGAGCAGCTGAAGACGTTCAGCGTGAAGCACGACGAGCAGTACCGCATTCCATTCATCAAGCAGGCCCAGGCGGCAGCCGGCGGCAAGCTCACGATGTACGTGAGCCCCTGGAGCCCGCCCGCCTGGATGAAGGACAGCAACGACATGCTGCGCGGCGGCAAGCTGCTGCCCCAGTACCGCCAGACCTGGGCCGACTACTACGTGAAGTTCATCAAGGAGTATGAGCGCCAGGGCATTCCGATCTGGGGGCTGAGCGTGCAGAACGAGCCCATGGCCAAGCAGAAGTGGGAGTCTTGCATCTTCTCGGCCGAGGAGGAGCGCGACTTCATCCGGGACTACCTCGGCCCGACGCTGAAGAAAGGCGGCCTTGGCGACCGGAAGCTAATTGCCTGGGACCACAACCGCGACCAGATCTACCAGCGCGCCAGCACCATCCTCGACGACCCCAAGGCTGCGCAGTACGTGTGGGGCATCGGCTACCACTGGTACGAAACCTGGACTGGCAGCAGCATGCTCTTCGACAACTTGCGCCGCGTGCACGAGGCCTACCCCAACACCAACCTGATTTTCACGGAAGGCTGCGTGGAGAAATTCAGCTTCGATAAGGTGAACGACTGGGCCCTAGGCGAGCGGTACGGCCACTCCATGATCAACGACTTCAACAGCGGCACCGTGGGCTGGACCGATTGGAACGTGCTGCTCGACCAAACCGGCGGCCCCAACCACGTGCAGAACTTCTGCTTCTCGCCCATCATCGGCGATACGCGCACCGGCAAGCTGATTTACACCAACGCCTACTACTACATTGGCCACTTCTCCAAGTTCATCAAGCCCGGTGCGCGGCGCATCATCAGCTCCTCCAACCGCGACCATCTCAGCACCACGGCTTTTCTCAATCCCGACGGCAAAGTGGCCGTGGTGGTGATGAACAACAGCGACAAAGCGCAGGATTTCCAGCTTTGGATGCAGGGCCAGGGCGCCAGCGCCAACAGCCCCGCCCACTCCATCATGACGATGGTGGTAAACTAG